Proteins encoded by one window of Mercenaria mercenaria strain notata chromosome 4, MADL_Memer_1, whole genome shotgun sequence:
- the LOC128556299 gene encoding cholecystokinin receptor type A-like: protein MMSNLFMKLSANITMVEKNPEDFNEFYLKMFNEDYTRRVLPVSIIFGLTASLGFIANLLVVYVYGMKYKRCNFKYFLFVMGVIGLVQCTMMLPTQVAEMHYWFAFPTSWLCRVSAYVFGYTVIDCYFVLLLIALDRFRKVCRPYNWQIQPNTAKKLCITVSVASLIFATPPGIVSGHHSFVTPYNAVNITVTVCATDDIYKNRDWAIYFLLLFGGIPVSIVILVTCVLYGIILKQFYHGPAFALKSLYNTSTNGISSDHHVADKNGNPLALRTDNANSSPMKAVDSPKAPRRNLSSKAMQLQNVISAIIPGGDSLKSTTSGRLRTSGSQLSKRGVRRKLMRKTLIVLIITITCIVALVITFCLHIIAEEINNNVTSISTTTLNAFVIFHRGSFSIICAIFPIVYGFRDPKFRGAFLTIVGRFHKHTDFTKAPENTREESKCYRVTEEV from the coding sequence ATGATGAGTaatctttttatgaaattatccGCAAATATAACAATGGTGGAAAAAAATCCCGaggattttaatgaattttatttgaaaatgtttaacgAAGATTATACGAGAAGAGTGCTTCCGGTCAGTATTATTTTTGGACTGACTGCATCTCTCGGTTTTATCGCAAATCTTCTAGTGGTTTATGTATATGGGATGAAATATAAACgttgtaatttcaaatatttcctgTTTGTAATGGGAGTAATAGGATTGGTACAATGTACTATGATGTTGCCGACCCAAGTGGCAGAAATGCATTACTGGTTTGCATTCCCTACATCATGGTTGTGTCGCGTTTCCGCGTATGTCTTTGGATATACTGTAATAGATTGTTACTTTGTTTTATTGCTGATAGCACTGGACAGGTTTCGAAAAGTATGCCGGCCATACAATTGGCAGATTCAACCAAACACTGCAAAAAAATTATGTATAACTGTGTCAGTGGCGTCTTTGATATTTGCAACGCCACCAGGAATAGTTAGCGGACATCATTCATTTGTTACGCCATATAATGCCGTTAATATCACAGTAACTGTTTGTGCGACCGACGACATTTATAAGAACCGAGACTGGGCAATAtattttctgctcttgtttggtGGCATTCCGGTATCCATCGTTATCTTGGTAACTTGTGTACTGTATGGAATAATTCTTAAACAGTTTTATCATGGACCGGCTTTTGCTCTTAAGAGTCTATACAATACATCAACAAACGGCATTTCGTCGGATCATCATGTGGCGGACAAGAATGGAAATCCACTGGCATTACGAACAGATAACGCTAACTCATCCCCGATGAAGGCAGTAGATTCACCAAAAGCACCGAGAAGAAATTTGTCTTCAAAAGCAATGCAACTACAAAACGTAATCAGCGCCATCATTCCGGGAGGGGACAGCTTGAAAAGTACTACCAGCGGAAGATTAAGAACAAGTGGGTCTCAACTGTCCAAACGGGGAGTGCGCCGAAAGCTTATGCGTAAAACATTGATTGTTTTGATTATAACAATTACTTGCATTGTAGCATTAGTGATTACTTTCTGTTTACATATAATTGCTGAAGAAATAAACAACAACGTTACATCCATTTCCACAACAACATTGAATGCCTTTGTGATATTCCATCGTGGAAGTTTTTCGATTATCTGTGCCATTTTTCCAATTGTTTACGGCTTTAGGGATCCAAAGTTCAGAGGAGCATTTCTTACAATAGTAGGGCGATTTCATAAACACACCGATTTCACAAAAGCACCAGAGAATACACGTGAAGAATCAAAGTGTTATAGAGTTACTGAAGAAGTCTGA